One Sulfurimonas sp. C5 genomic region harbors:
- a CDS encoding HpcH/HpaI aldolase/citrate lyase family protein — MKRIITHIELGGTLFIPAIHKNLAPIISKQKYPQLRSLVIDFEDGLDDEQLQNGYEKVVSTLEVCSDTSPFIFIRPRDVNHLQTLLEMEGIENIDGFVLPKFSLTNGTQYLHLLERTDFYIMPSIEGEELFNVEKLQQLKELILTHKHKILLVRFGLEDMLRQLSMRRSCDESVFDFAAGSAVIGNLIAIFKSAGLSISGGVYPCFQDDEGFKRDVLRDLKEGLFGKTIIHPAQIDILNELYKVTQEEYDEAQEILQSENVVFEQNGKMAEQKTMQHYSETIVQRAEVYGIKS, encoded by the coding sequence ATGAAAAGAATAATTACTCACATAGAACTCGGTGGAACACTGTTCATTCCTGCAATTCATAAAAACTTAGCACCTATTATTTCAAAACAAAAATATCCGCAATTGCGTTCATTAGTTATTGATTTTGAAGATGGACTTGATGATGAGCAACTACAAAATGGTTATGAAAAAGTTGTTTCTACTTTAGAGGTTTGTAGTGATACATCTCCATTTATATTTATCCGTCCGCGTGATGTAAATCATCTACAAACACTTTTAGAAATGGAAGGTATAGAGAATATAGATGGTTTTGTTTTACCAAAATTTTCACTAACAAATGGAACACAATATCTACATCTTCTGGAGAGAACAGATTTTTATATAATGCCTAGTATAGAGGGTGAAGAGCTCTTTAATGTAGAGAAATTACAACAATTAAAAGAGTTAATACTAACACACAAACATAAAATTTTGTTAGTTCGTTTCGGACTTGAAGATATGTTGAGGCAGCTGAGTATGCGAAGGTCTTGTGATGAATCTGTTTTCGATTTTGCAGCAGGCAGTGCAGTTATTGGAAATTTGATAGCAATTTTTAAAAGTGCAGGACTCTCGATCAGTGGAGGCGTATATCCTTGTTTTCAAGATGATGAAGGGTTTAAGCGTGATGTTTTACGTGATCTTAAAGAGGGGCTTTTTGGAAAAACTATTATTCACCCTGCACAGATAGATATTCTAAATGAACTTTATAAGGTGACTCAAGAGGAGTATGACGAAGCACAAGAGATCCTTCAGAGTGAAAATGTAGTATTTGAGCAAAACGGAAAAATGGCAGAGCAAAAAACGATGCAGCACTATTCAGAAACTATTGTGCAGCGTGCAGAAGTTTATGGGATTAAAAGTTAA
- a CDS encoding HAMP domain-containing sensor histidine kinase: protein MNNITKKSFYSFLALYLISSFIFLSLTAYWFYSSQVAMEKNNNFYKMNHIADVVSSEVIHAAMMHEKFHLKHFDRASVALIDKNKKLIIGNLVQKVDFTKDFYMDKDMFTLVSTRSAGHLGVAYIVIQSDECIKNMEKIKNKVAYVVVITAILIIIIAVFLSYIFLKPIKDKMNEIEAFVRDTTHELNTPITALMMSLSRLKAKQTYDPNILNNISISTKQLHDIYAILSYVSFDTQEAEEEINFAQIVQEQINYVNELSNKKNITIKADLQPCYLTITPTKAKMLISNLLGNAIKYSHQNGTIEIITKENFFSIQDYGIGIPKEKLHTVFQRFVRASEYSGGFGVGLNIVEEIAKEYDYIIQLESQEGIGTKITLNF, encoded by the coding sequence ATGAATAATATCACTAAAAAATCGTTTTACTCCTTTTTGGCACTTTATCTTATCAGCTCTTTTATATTTCTCTCTCTTACTGCTTACTGGTTTTATTCTTCCCAAGTTGCAATGGAAAAAAATAATAACTTTTATAAAATGAATCATATTGCAGATGTGGTTAGTTCGGAGGTTATACATGCAGCTATGATGCATGAAAAGTTTCATTTAAAACATTTCGATCGAGCGAGTGTGGCATTGATTGATAAAAACAAAAAACTCATCATAGGAAACTTGGTACAAAAAGTAGACTTTACAAAAGATTTTTATATGGATAAAGATATGTTTACACTCGTCTCAACACGTTCTGCAGGCCATCTTGGAGTAGCATACATAGTTATACAAAGTGATGAATGTATTAAAAACATGGAAAAAATTAAAAACAAAGTTGCTTATGTAGTTGTAATCACAGCTATCTTAATTATTATTATTGCAGTCTTTCTATCATATATTTTTCTCAAACCGATTAAAGATAAAATGAACGAGATTGAAGCCTTCGTAAGAGACACTACACATGAATTAAATACACCTATTACTGCTCTCATGATGTCACTTTCACGTCTTAAAGCCAAGCAAACATATGATCCAAACATCTTAAATAACATCTCAATCAGTACAAAACAATTGCATGATATCTATGCAATTCTCTCCTATGTCAGCTTTGATACGCAAGAAGCAGAAGAGGAAATCAACTTTGCACAAATTGTCCAGGAACAGATAAACTATGTAAACGAGTTAAGTAACAAAAAGAATATTACAATTAAAGCAGATCTCCAACCTTGTTATCTCACTATCACACCAACAAAGGCAAAAATGCTTATCAGTAATCTGCTGGGTAATGCAATCAAATATTCACACCAAAACGGAACTATAGAAATAATAACGAAAGAAAACTTTTTTAGTATTCAAGATTATGGCATAGGGATACCCAAAGAAAAGCTTCATACTGTATTTCAAAGATTTGTCAGAGCTTCAGAGTATAGCGGTGGCTTTGGTGTCGGACTCAATATTGTTGAAGAGATTGCGAAAGAGTACGACTATATAATTCAACTAGAATCGCAAGAGGGTATAGGAACAAAAATAACGCTTAACTTTTAA
- a CDS encoding response regulator transcription factor gives MHILLLEDDPVLADILIDYLREIYQVSHAYNANEVDTLLDKNQYDLFIFDINVAGKNGIKLLQELRKFSYNTPAIFITAYQDTDHLKKAFDAGAHDYIKKPFELDELNLRILNLKKIFHIEDEQSIELAPTVFFSPLLKTISKEGKTISLGQKNTQLLNYFLKNRSRIISSEELTQNIWDYDSIPSEATLRSHIRDLRNIIGKDKIKTIRSEGYIYE, from the coding sequence ATGCATATTTTGTTACTTGAAGATGATCCTGTTTTAGCAGATATATTAATAGACTATTTACGTGAAATTTACCAGGTTTCACATGCTTATAATGCAAATGAGGTAGATACCTTGTTGGATAAAAATCAATATGACCTTTTTATATTTGATATCAATGTTGCAGGAAAAAACGGGATAAAATTGCTTCAAGAACTTCGTAAATTCAGTTATAACACACCTGCAATTTTTATTACCGCTTATCAAGATACAGACCATTTAAAAAAAGCTTTTGATGCCGGAGCTCACGACTATATCAAAAAGCCGTTTGAACTTGATGAACTTAATCTCAGAATCTTAAATCTCAAAAAAATTTTTCATATAGAAGATGAACAGTCGATCGAACTCGCACCAACCGTTTTCTTCAGTCCACTCTTAAAAACAATCTCTAAAGAGGGCAAGACAATATCTCTCGGACAAAAAAACACACAACTTTTAAATTATTTTTTGAAAAATCGTTCACGTATCATCTCAAGTGAGGAGCTCACACAAAATATATGGGATTATGATTCAATACCCAGTGAGGCCACTCTTCGTTCCCATATACGCGATCTGAGAAATATCATAGGCAAAGATAAAATCAAAACTATCCGCTCTGAAGGATACATCTATGAATAA
- a CDS encoding EAL domain-containing protein, translated as MEHVYLARQVILRDDASLFAYEVLYRDSKKRSDVTDDRYASSAVISSILNRFGTKEVLKEKRAFIKIDEKFLLSDLIFSIPNEFFIFSLFDDIEMDERILERLHQLHKKGYLLGISDTTLTIHTFEKYHVVMDYISYFKLDFSQELEKEVETMIESLKASNIKVIGSKIDTHEKFDLAKEIGCDYFQGYYFAKPKILESEKLEASRANVLHLYNLLMQETNIDELANEFEKNPEISLQLLQFINSGAFFFMKRISSIHHVITLLGRMKLAEWLMLMIYSKTVSHSNEHSPLMQTIQTRAVMMEKVLKIVKPESGSNMLGEAYFTGILSALDVVLNAPLAELLDSLHISNEVKDAILEHKGLMGDIFQLVQDVEVFNIEGIITFETKYNLEPTSIKKALADCIDFEAKKA; from the coding sequence ATGGAACACGTATATTTAGCAAGACAAGTTATTTTAAGAGACGATGCATCTTTATTTGCATATGAAGTGTTATATAGAGACTCAAAAAAAAGAAGTGATGTTACGGATGACAGATATGCCAGTTCTGCCGTAATCAGTAGTATTCTAAATAGATTTGGTACCAAAGAGGTTTTAAAAGAGAAGCGTGCTTTTATTAAAATTGATGAAAAGTTTTTACTCAGTGACCTTATTTTTTCAATACCGAATGAATTTTTTATTTTCTCATTGTTTGATGACATTGAAATGGATGAAAGAATTCTTGAAAGGTTACATCAGCTTCATAAGAAAGGGTATCTGCTTGGTATATCAGATACTACTTTAACGATTCATACTTTTGAAAAATATCATGTCGTAATGGATTATATCTCTTACTTTAAACTTGACTTCTCACAAGAGTTGGAAAAAGAAGTTGAGACGATGATTGAGAGTTTAAAAGCATCAAATATAAAAGTTATTGGTTCGAAGATAGATACTCATGAAAAGTTTGATTTGGCCAAAGAGATAGGATGTGATTATTTCCAAGGGTACTATTTTGCAAAGCCAAAAATTTTAGAAAGTGAAAAACTTGAAGCTTCCAGAGCAAATGTTCTGCACCTTTATAATCTTTTGATGCAAGAGACAAATATTGACGAGTTGGCAAATGAGTTTGAGAAAAATCCTGAGATCTCTTTACAATTATTGCAGTTTATCAATTCGGGTGCATTCTTTTTTATGAAAAGAATATCAAGTATTCACCATGTAATCACACTTTTAGGACGTATGAAACTAGCGGAATGGTTGATGTTGATGATTTACTCTAAAACAGTTTCCCACTCTAATGAACACTCCCCTTTAATGCAAACGATTCAAACACGTGCGGTTATGATGGAAAAAGTATTAAAAATCGTCAAACCTGAGAGTGGTTCAAATATGTTGGGAGAAGCGTATTTTACAGGCATACTTTCTGCATTGGATGTTGTCTTGAATGCACCTTTGGCAGAACTGTTGGATAGTTTACATATTTCTAATGAAGTAAAAGATGCTATTTTAGAGCATAAAGGACTTATGGGAGATATTTTTCAGTTGGTACAAGATGTCGAAGTGTTTAATATAGAGGGCATTATTACATTTGAAACAAAATATAATTTAGAACCTACAAGTATTAAAAAAGCACTTGCAGATTGTATTGATTTTGAGGCAAAAAAAGCTTGA
- the dbpA gene encoding ATP-dependent RNA helicase DbpA yields MSDKKTFSTLNLPESMVENLQKLGYEFMTPIQEQSLQHIYSKQDILAKAKTGSGKTAAFGISLLLNLDVKKFRVQSLVLCPTRELAQQVAQELRALAKFQHNIKILTLIGGESFNKQLGSLAHHAHIIVGTPGRVLKHLNHASLDLSALNTFVLDEADRMLDMGFLEEIEQVHSHMKSRPQTLLFSATYNDEVLEISKKFQENPIEVSSAEIEEKNEIEELFISTKNKRETLVNALAHYKPSNAIIFVNTKLESDEIAEFLQESKVDALSLHGDLEQYDRIDTLVQFANKSCRVLIATDVASRGLDIKELAMVINYDLPHSKEIYTHRIGRTARAGAKGLAVSLYSEAAEVEEYQPIKAMNDEQLKNDEHFSMFSEYATLVIEGGKKDKLRAGDILGALTSERTFTREDIGKIDIYDKQSYVAIKSDLIEKAQKKLSKDTIKKKKFTIWILD; encoded by the coding sequence TTGAGCGATAAAAAAACATTTTCAACTTTAAATCTGCCAGAAAGTATGGTAGAAAACCTTCAAAAACTTGGATATGAGTTTATGACTCCTATTCAGGAGCAAAGTCTGCAACATATATACTCGAAACAAGATATCCTAGCTAAAGCAAAGACAGGAAGCGGTAAAACGGCAGCATTTGGAATCTCTCTTTTATTAAATCTAGATGTGAAAAAGTTCCGTGTACAGTCTTTAGTATTATGTCCGACAAGGGAACTTGCACAGCAAGTAGCACAGGAATTACGTGCACTTGCCAAATTTCAACATAATATTAAGATTTTGACTCTTATCGGTGGTGAATCATTTAACAAACAGCTTGGAAGCTTGGCACATCATGCTCATATAATTGTAGGAACTCCAGGCAGAGTATTAAAACATTTAAATCATGCTAGTTTGGACTTGAGTGCTTTAAATACGTTTGTTCTGGATGAAGCTGACCGTATGTTGGATATGGGATTTTTAGAAGAGATAGAACAGGTTCATTCTCATATGAAATCAAGACCGCAGACACTCCTTTTTTCAGCAACTTATAACGATGAGGTATTAGAAATCAGTAAAAAGTTTCAAGAAAATCCTATAGAGGTAAGCAGTGCAGAGATCGAAGAAAAAAATGAGATTGAAGAGTTGTTTATATCTACCAAAAACAAAAGAGAGACACTTGTAAATGCACTGGCACATTACAAACCGAGTAATGCAATTATTTTTGTCAATACAAAATTAGAATCTGATGAGATAGCGGAGTTTTTGCAAGAGAGTAAAGTTGATGCTTTATCTCTTCATGGGGATTTAGAACAGTATGACCGCATAGATACTTTGGTACAGTTTGCAAACAAATCTTGCAGGGTATTAATTGCGACAGATGTTGCTTCAAGGGGACTAGACATTAAAGAACTAGCTATGGTTATAAACTATGATTTACCGCATTCCAAAGAGATTTATACACATAGAATAGGGCGAACCGCACGTGCAGGTGCAAAAGGTTTAGCGGTAAGTTTATATAGTGAAGCTGCTGAAGTAGAAGAGTACCAGCCTATTAAGGCAATGAATGATGAACAGCTAAAAAATGATGAACATTTTAGTATGTTTTCTGAATATGCAACGCTTGTAATAGAAGGTGGGAAAAAAGATAAGTTACGAGCAGGGGATATCTTGGGTGCTTTGACTTCAGAAAGAACTTTTACAAGAGAAGATATTGGTAAAATAGATATATATGACAAACAGTCTTATGTCGCTATTAAAAGTGATTTAATCGAAAAAGCGCAAAAAAAGTTAAGTAAAGACACAATCAAAAAGAAGAAATTTACAATTTGGATACTTGATTAA
- a CDS encoding CheR family methyltransferase: MLSWLFPKKTPSSSFGDQEIQEDFSNIESIADYFKDLTGVTFDKQISILNSKTKSFCLSYGIYSYNELLEKISHDEDLKQDLINRLTTNETFFYREFNQIAELVSLIKQDTHPVRILCAPCATGEESYSIAIALLEAGVPKTKFTIMGIDINSEAIEKAKEGIYRERNVRNLSDEIRQRYFTQHGDMFHLTPEIKSLIEFKIFNIFEENFKKLEKFDYIFSRNMLIYFDMQTKQKAVKILESMRKDQAKKIFFGHADLF; this comes from the coding sequence ATGTTAAGTTGGTTATTTCCGAAAAAGACACCTTCGTCAAGCTTTGGAGATCAAGAAATTCAAGAAGATTTTTCCAATATCGAGAGCATCGCTGATTATTTTAAAGATTTAACAGGTGTTACGTTTGATAAGCAAATCTCTATACTTAATTCAAAAACAAAAAGTTTTTGTCTAAGTTATGGAATTTACTCTTATAACGAATTATTAGAAAAGATTTCACACGATGAAGACCTCAAACAAGACCTTATCAATAGACTTACCACAAACGAAACATTTTTTTACAGAGAGTTCAATCAAATTGCCGAACTCGTTTCACTTATCAAACAAGATACTCATCCTGTTCGGATTTTATGTGCTCCGTGTGCTACGGGAGAGGAAAGCTATTCAATTGCTATCGCTCTTTTAGAAGCAGGTGTTCCAAAAACAAAGTTTACAATCATGGGGATAGATATAAATTCAGAAGCTATCGAAAAAGCAAAAGAAGGTATTTATAGGGAACGTAATGTCCGTAACCTCTCCGATGAAATACGTCAACGCTACTTCACGCAACATGGAGATATGTTTCATCTTACACCGGAAATCAAATCACTTATTGAATTTAAAATATTCAATATCTTTGAAGAGAATTTTAAAAAATTAGAAAAATTTGATTATATTTTTTCACGTAACATGCTTATCTATTTTGATATGCAGACAAAACAAAAAGCGGTAAAAATACTAGAATCAATGCGAAAAGATCAAGCTAAAAAAATATTTTTCGGACATGCCGATCTTTTTTAG
- a CDS encoding CheB methylesterase domain-containing protein, which translates to MKSLERNKIVLIGASTGGPAHIEKILSALQSPLNYTLIIAQHMGAEFLPSFVKRLSLKTGHPILLSENNQTLQKGHIYIATNHCRLSKDAEHIKFQVEKSNNAMFNPEINQLFGSAVSIISTNKLLAILLTGIGDDGVQGCQLLAEHGAECIAESEKTAIVYGIPARAKEQIPNINVLDLDQIIDAIQTFGAA; encoded by the coding sequence TTGAAGTCTTTAGAACGTAATAAGATTGTGCTTATCGGTGCCTCGACAGGGGGACCTGCACATATAGAAAAAATTTTAAGTGCACTACAAAGCCCCCTCAACTATACTCTTATAATTGCGCAACATATGGGAGCAGAATTTTTACCCAGTTTTGTTAAGCGCCTTTCACTTAAAACAGGTCATCCTATTTTATTAAGTGAAAATAACCAAACATTGCAAAAAGGGCATATCTATATTGCTACAAACCATTGCCGTCTGTCTAAAGATGCTGAACATATAAAATTTCAGGTAGAAAAATCCAATAATGCTATGTTTAATCCTGAGATAAACCAACTTTTTGGCTCAGCTGTCTCAATTATTTCAACAAATAAACTTCTTGCCATATTGTTAACAGGAATTGGTGATGACGGTGTACAAGGGTGTCAACTTCTTGCCGAGCATGGTGCAGAGTGTATAGCTGAGAGTGAAAAAACTGCGATCGTATATGGTATTCCCGCCCGAGCAAAAGAGCAAATTCCCAACATCAATGTTTTAGATCTTGATCAAATAATTGATGCTATACAAACTTTTGGAGCAGCATAA
- a CDS encoding methyl-accepting chemotaxis protein translates to MSSLSLSKQISLGFALILAGMIIMGVVAISNMSSATTNSKILNDAYIKEVEIASALERDFAKARIKMIKLGGGDLSSKAQLDTNFETIFKEIEALNAHAIEYPRLKALKKELPDVQAKLISYKQVSDDLAKLYKQNGENADVSELNKKATQYALAALNSVEKVNKAGLAGTQKLSTASINALEKSSTLMIIVLTLALLISIAIAYYIIVIGINKPLAKFKSTMLQIAQNKDLTLKVDTNAPQEIGEIAIEFNTFTTELHSLIDNTKRSSNENASIAHELSTTALGVGTNVEKSVTVIQEANDTAVKIRDEIQTSIADAVESKQEIIRANENLTSASNDVRAMNTKVQYTAQTEIELSDRMNTLSSDANQVKSVLEVISDIADQTNLLALNAAIEAARAGEHGRGFAVVADEVRKLAERTQKSLVEINATINVIVQSIIDASMQMNDNSQEIQALAQSASEIEAKINESVEIVQLAVKATDATVSDFEATGKSVDEIASKVSSINEISATNARNVEEIAAAAEHLNSMTEELNSKLEVFRT, encoded by the coding sequence ATGTCTTCACTCAGTCTGAGTAAACAGATAAGCTTAGGATTTGCTCTTATCCTAGCTGGTATGATTATTATGGGGGTTGTAGCAATTAGTAATATGTCAAGTGCAACTACTAATTCTAAAATTCTAAATGATGCCTATATTAAAGAGGTAGAAATAGCTAGTGCGCTAGAGAGAGATTTTGCAAAAGCAAGAATCAAAATGATTAAACTCGGCGGAGGGGATCTGTCAAGTAAAGCTCAACTCGATACCAACTTTGAAACTATTTTTAAAGAGATAGAAGCTTTAAATGCACATGCTATAGAATATCCTCGTTTAAAAGCTCTCAAAAAAGAGTTACCTGATGTTCAAGCAAAACTAATTTCTTATAAACAAGTTAGCGATGATCTAGCGAAACTATACAAACAAAATGGAGAAAATGCAGACGTTTCAGAGCTCAATAAAAAGGCTACTCAATATGCTTTGGCAGCATTAAATTCTGTTGAAAAAGTTAATAAAGCTGGATTAGCGGGGACACAAAAACTTTCTACAGCATCAATCAATGCACTTGAGAAATCATCAACATTAATGATTATAGTATTGACTCTTGCACTTCTTATCAGTATTGCTATAGCATATTATATTATTGTTATCGGTATCAATAAACCGTTAGCTAAATTCAAAAGTACTATGTTGCAGATTGCTCAAAATAAGGATTTAACACTTAAAGTAGATACTAATGCCCCGCAAGAGATAGGTGAAATTGCGATAGAGTTCAATACATTTACGACTGAACTTCATAGTCTGATTGACAATACAAAACGTTCTTCAAATGAAAATGCTTCAATCGCACATGAACTTTCAACAACTGCTTTAGGTGTTGGAACAAATGTAGAAAAATCGGTAACGGTGATTCAAGAAGCGAATGATACAGCTGTGAAAATTCGTGATGAGATTCAAACATCCATAGCGGATGCTGTTGAAAGCAAACAAGAAATTATCCGTGCAAACGAAAACCTGACATCTGCAAGTAACGATGTAAGGGCAATGAATACAAAAGTACAATACACTGCACAAACTGAAATTGAGCTCTCTGATAGAATGAATACACTTTCAAGTGATGCGAATCAAGTAAAATCTGTCTTGGAAGTTATTAGCGATATTGCAGATCAAACAAACTTATTAGCACTAAATGCTGCAATAGAAGCAGCGCGTGCAGGTGAACACGGTCGTGGTTTTGCCGTTGTTGCCGATGAAGTAAGAAAACTGGCAGAGCGTACACAAAAATCTCTTGTAGAGATTAATGCTACTATTAATGTAATCGTTCAGTCTATTATTGATGCAAGTATGCAGATGAATGACAATTCTCAAGAGATCCAAGCTTTAGCACAGTCTGCTTCGGAGATAGAAGCTAAAATCAATGAAAGTGTTGAGATTGTACAATTGGCAGTGAAAGCAACTGATGCTACGGTATCTGACTTTGAAGCTACAGGTAAAAGTGTAGATGAAATTGCTTCAAAAGTATCTTCAATTAATGAGATTTCAGCTACTAATGCAAGAAATGTTGAAGAGATTGCAGCAGCTGCAGAACATTTAAACTCAATGACAGAAGAGTTAAACAGTAAACTTGAAGTCTTTAGAACGTAA
- a CDS encoding alpha/beta hydrolase, giving the protein MYKKILLLHGWGGSDFPHWQSWLAGEIAKDYGCVNFLKFSNFDVPKFETWSKELIHTLNEFKPDIVLCHSLANILWFHLANKGLLPQIKDLYLVAPPSLTCQIAELQEFFPVALPHNLYAQNTTFIYSTNDPYMDEKEAQHLQEQLSVRTVKLENAGHINSDSNFGKWEWILKDIKDLP; this is encoded by the coding sequence TTGTATAAAAAAATTTTACTCTTACATGGCTGGGGTGGAAGTGATTTCCCCCATTGGCAAAGTTGGCTGGCAGGAGAAATAGCTAAAGATTACGGATGTGTGAATTTTTTAAAGTTCAGTAATTTTGATGTTCCTAAATTCGAGACATGGAGTAAAGAATTAATTCATACTTTAAACGAGTTCAAACCAGATATTGTTCTATGTCACTCTTTGGCAAATATTTTATGGTTTCATCTTGCCAATAAAGGACTCTTGCCACAAATAAAAGATCTTTACCTCGTAGCTCCTCCAAGCCTAACTTGCCAGATCGCAGAACTTCAAGAATTTTTTCCCGTTGCTCTTCCTCACAACCTGTATGCACAAAACACAACATTTATCTACTCAACTAACGATCCATATATGGATGAAAAAGAAGCACAACATTTACAAGAACAATTAAGTGTACGTACTGTTAAACTTGAAAATGCCGGACATATCAATAGTGATAGTAACTTTGGAAAATGGGAGTGGATCTTAAAAGATATTAAAGATTTACCGTAA
- a CDS encoding DoxX family protein, giving the protein MCIKDIYMEFSRLSENLKSCALLFARLIVAYGFYEPAMMKWSDISAVAQWFGTLGIPLPTLNAYMAATTEITGVVLLTLGLFIRAISIPLIIVMIVAIVTVHLPHGFQAGQNGFEIPLYYMLFLLIFLSHGAGKFSLDRMIFGDKN; this is encoded by the coding sequence ATGTGTATAAAAGATATCTATATGGAGTTTTCAAGACTCTCGGAAAATTTAAAGTCTTGTGCATTATTGTTTGCAAGGTTGATAGTCGCATACGGTTTTTATGAACCTGCTATGATGAAATGGAGTGATATTTCTGCAGTTGCCCAGTGGTTTGGTACATTAGGGATTCCACTACCGACACTAAATGCTTACATGGCTGCAACTACAGAGATTACGGGTGTCGTTTTACTTACTTTAGGACTATTTATTCGAGCTATTTCAATCCCTCTTATTATTGTAATGATCGTTGCTATTGTAACGGTACATTTGCCTCATGGATTTCAAGCAGGACAAAACGGTTTTGAAATACCGCTTTATTATATGTTGTTTTTATTGATATTTTTGTCTCATGGAGCTGGAAAATTCTCTTTAGACAGAATGATTTTTGGAGATAAAAATTAA
- a CDS encoding gluconate 2-dehydrogenase subunit 3 family protein: protein MDASKRKFLQYGFLSSSVFLFDGCSLFGVTTPYKTIEVLQKDLVPKIVELNIKTISYMHLVFRHKKISKSDKEFLKNGVKWLNEEAIKKYKREYIKLPAHQRQNILTEIADTKWGEDFLYDIMSYTFEAMLGDPIYSGNNNQAGWKWLEFSGGLPRPKKVYI, encoded by the coding sequence ATGGATGCTTCAAAACGAAAATTTTTACAATATGGCTTTTTAAGCTCATCGGTATTTTTATTTGACGGATGTAGTTTATTTGGTGTTACTACACCCTATAAAACGATAGAAGTTCTACAAAAAGATCTTGTCCCAAAAATAGTGGAATTAAATATCAAAACTATATCGTATATGCACTTGGTTTTCAGACATAAAAAAATCTCTAAAAGTGATAAGGAGTTTTTGAAAAACGGTGTGAAATGGTTAAACGAAGAGGCAATTAAAAAGTATAAACGTGAGTATATCAAACTGCCTGCACATCAACGACAAAACATCCTAACAGAAATTGCTGATACGAAGTGGGGAGAGGATTTCTTATATGACATTATGAGTTACACGTTTGAAGCGATGTTAGGCGATCCTATCTATAGCGGTAACAATAATCAAGCAGGTTGGAAATGGCTTGAATTTTCGGGTGGTCTGCCGCGTCCGAAGAAGGTGTATATATGA